The sequence below is a genomic window from Cucumis melo cultivar AY chromosome 5, USDA_Cmelo_AY_1.0, whole genome shotgun sequence.
CTAGCAAATGTTTGTGGACTAAATTTAGCTTGAAAAACTATCTTTGGGTCTTTGAGACCATTAATAGATTTTTTCTTTGTTAcgatatttttattattgacTTGATTTTTTTGGTACTAAAAAAAAGACAAGAAGCACACTATGTGGTTTTAGGCTTAATTCTTTGGTGaaaaattgcaaatatttttttatggttttaagtttttcattttctttttgagtTGATACTCTATTATTTTTGCTAAAATAATAGGAAATAATGTGAAGTAGTCCttgatatattttaaaatctaactatgttttgatttttttttttttctttctgaagTTTAAGTGTATACTTCTTTCCTCTAATTCAATGATATAGAAAGAATTTTTTATCAATCTACCTTTCTTACTTATAACATTCTAATATTTTAGCAATTTTTTTACTTCTTCCATTATCTCTACTTAAATTTTCAAAGATGAATATGACAGATCAGCATAGTATAGAAAAAAGGTAAAAATATCACGTGCATTATATTGCTTGTTTAAGGACTAATATATAGTCAATAAAACTCACTCTCTTATAGCCATTATATATATTAGTCCTTAAACAAGCAATATAATGCACGTGATATTTTTACAATAATTATTAAGCCTTTGAATGCATAAAAAGtgtacaaaattaaaattaccaaaaatttcaacaattatCACCATCAAACCTTTGttacaatttaaaataattttgtttcaattctcTTAAAGTTTTTAATAGATATAGTATTTAGCCCATAAATTTTTTTGGTTAATCGATCAATGTTGAGTTGCCATCTCATATTAATTCTATACCCTTTAATTTCGTTCGTCTAGGAAAAACCATAATAATCAACTTCTTTGTCCATAGCTATATCATTTCAATATCTGATTTAAGATTTAGTGCTCTtcattaaaagtattttattaaatGACTAATATATGTTTTCAGAACTAAATTAGAATTATACATttggttatatttaaaaatgtctcaaaaaaattattttaaataacaagtTGTTGTTGAAAATACTtacaaaatttaacaaaaatttaTTTGTCGTCTATCAATAATCAACAATTATAGGTTTCATCAATGTTTATTAATGATGGatgataaatttatattaatgaTGGATGATATAGTAGTATACAGTGGTGTTTTATCAGATCAAGACATTAATTAACATTTTgctttatttgtaaatattttgattcatttgttataatcggaaaaaaaaaaacacttattttaaaaacaaattttccCTTTCAATCACTTGACAAAATTGATTTTCACAAATTTGGGTGATATCTAAGTTCATCCACATCTATTGACTTTCATGTCCCAACTAATCCAAATCTCttaatattttgtcaagagCTCTTCTCTTCTAAAACTaccaaataataaataatatatttttttaaagtaataAAAGCCTTAAGGTACAAgtaaatgaaagaaataacaaTTGTGATAAAGCTAGACTTTGGTCATTTTCATCTCCTCCATGTTGGCTATAAAATGGCACTACACATTTGCATCCCATAACCATATCattatttttcaaacaaaaactaaatcactCTTGTTGAAGAATCAAAAGATGATGAGGTTCCATAAGTCACTATTTTCCATCTTTAGCTTGCTATGCTTCTTCATGGCCATACCCTCTACTGCCGGCCAATTCGATGGTCCTCCGGTGCTCGACACCGAAGGCCGACCTCTGCAGCGCGATGCCGAGTATTTCATCAAGCCTGCCATCACCGATGTTGCTGGCAATCTTACCTTAATTACCCGAAAAGGTGATCAGTGCCCATTTTATGTCGGGCAAGTACCACTTCTTTCTCAAGAAACAGGTATGTATTAAATCTATTACTAAACTAAATTGATTCAGTAAGCTATATGATATTTGTTAGAGTGTTGATAGACAATATTAAATGTGAACCTACACTCGCTCACTATTATTTAAGCCGATAGATTACGATATATTGAATTCTTAACAATAGGTTTCGCGGTCTCCCTCGCACCTTATCGAGAGGGTGAAGATACGATCAGAGAAGGCAGAGATTTGAAGTTTGTGTTTCAAGTGTTCACCATTTGCATAACGGGGACTCAATGGAAAGTGGGGGAGGCAGATCCAAAGACAGGAAGGAGGTTTGTGAAGCTCGGATACGACAACACTGCCACCGGATACTTTAGGATAGACAAGAGCGACCTCGGAGTTTATAATATAGGATGGTGTCCCTCGGATGTGCCCATTAAAGGGAGGCCAAGGTGTGGAAGTGCTGGAATTTTGATTGAGAAAGGAGTGAGGTTTTTGGCTTTGGATGGACCTGCATTTCCTTTTGAGTTTGTGAGAGTTGATCCTGTAGAAGAGCTTGGTTCTATCCTGCAAGAGAAATAATAATGTGTAAATTTGTTGTAATTGTATACACAAActcaattaaaattaaataaaactcTTTGTAAGGACTTAGTATTATGTGTGTTTATTGGGTGTTGTAtatgattaatatatataatgtgaTTTTGGTAGGTGGATATTGGTGTtcagtaaaaaagaaaaattgagaaaTAACAAGTAGAGAAGAAATGAAATTGTCAACAAATGCCCCTAACATTAAAATTGGATAATTTGTCAACATGCAGAGAAGAGATTATTAGgtgatttttctaaattttcttaCCAATTATTCTAGCAAATTAGTtttcatttatttcttttaggTGTGCCAATATTATTTTCCCCAAGTTTTGGTGTAAATTGTTATGTATCAGAAATGgcaaaacttttaaaataaaatcatgCTATAGtttcataaaatattttag
It includes:
- the LOC103495287 gene encoding kunitz type trypsin inhibitor 111-like — encoded protein: MLAIKWHYTFASHNHIIIFQTKTKSLLLKNQKMMRFHKSLFSIFSLLCFFMAIPSTAGQFDGPPVLDTEGRPLQRDAEYFIKPAITDVAGNLTLITRKGDQCPFYVGQVPLLSQETGFAVSLAPYREGEDTIREGRDLKFVFQVFTICITGTQWKVGEADPKTGRRFVKLGYDNTATGYFRIDKSDLGVYNIGWCPSDVPIKGRPRCGSAGILIEKGVRFLALDGPAFPFEFVRVDPVEELGSILQEK